The Catenuloplanes niger genome includes a window with the following:
- a CDS encoding DUF4142 domain-containing protein: MSGSLIVSAGLVLMQSAAAQAAEPGVPVPPGELIPDTATGEVTDADIDLVVKVRLAGLWEIPAGEMAQEKSENLRIREIGKDIAEQHEVLDQLARDAAEKLDIKLPNKPNKDQQGWLDEMEEAEGEEFDQIYIDRLRAAHGKIFPAIATIRASTRNDTVRRLAQQANQFVATHLTLLESSDLVDFEALPTAPNPAASPSKASSRALDEVAETQTIQSNQNLVLGLIAVVVAGGAFLAWRTVGTSSRRTSRRRSRF; this comes from the coding sequence GTGTCGGGCTCGTTGATCGTGTCGGCCGGTCTGGTGCTCATGCAGTCGGCGGCGGCCCAGGCCGCGGAACCCGGCGTCCCGGTGCCGCCCGGTGAACTGATCCCGGACACCGCCACCGGTGAGGTCACCGACGCGGACATCGACCTGGTGGTCAAGGTGCGGCTGGCCGGGCTGTGGGAGATCCCGGCCGGCGAGATGGCGCAGGAGAAGTCCGAGAACTTGCGGATCCGCGAGATCGGCAAGGACATCGCGGAACAGCACGAGGTGCTGGACCAGCTCGCCCGGGACGCCGCCGAGAAGCTCGACATCAAGCTGCCGAACAAGCCGAACAAGGACCAGCAGGGCTGGCTCGACGAGATGGAGGAGGCCGAGGGCGAGGAGTTCGACCAGATCTACATCGACCGGCTCCGCGCGGCCCACGGCAAGATCTTCCCGGCGATCGCGACGATCCGGGCCAGCACCCGCAACGACACCGTGCGGCGGCTGGCGCAGCAGGCCAACCAGTTCGTGGCCACCCACCTGACGTTGCTGGAGTCCAGCGACCTGGTCGACTTCGAGGCGCTGCCCACCGCGCCGAACCCGGCGGCGTCGCCGTCGAAGGCCAGCAGCCGGGCGCTCGACGAGGTCGCCGAGACCCAGACCATCCAGTCGAACCAGAACCTGGTCCTCGGGCTGATCGCGGTGGTGGTGGCCGGCGGCGCGTTCCTCGCCTGGCGCACCGTGGGCACGTCGTCGCGCCGCACGTCCCGCCGCCGCTCCCGCTTCTGA
- a CDS encoding lycopene cyclase family protein, whose protein sequence is MITDVDIALVGGGGAASLVLAALGRAGVDGLRVAIVDPVHKRGQDRTWAFWGEPGTFLDPLLSASWDEVDVVTPARRRVLRLAPLRYAMLRSAPLYELAAEAEKRLDAVRVTAPAGAVQDDGERVTVTGPDGVPLVRAGWVLDSRPRKPERPGLTTWLQHFRGWWLEADRATFEPGRAVLMDFRTPQPERGISFGYVLPVSDRFALIEYTEFSPATLSGDAYDEALRAYAGLLGLDLRALRVREVEDGVIPMTDGPFVSRPSPRVVRLGTAGGATRPSTGYTFSAMARQADDIARALADGRPPVPAPPYPARHLWMDAVQLRALDRGLTDGVAFFDRLFDRNPADRVLRFLDGTTTWREDLMLMASSPTLPMTRAAFEHAVHRVRR, encoded by the coding sequence GTGATCACTGATGTCGACATCGCCCTGGTGGGCGGCGGGGGAGCGGCCTCGCTCGTGCTGGCCGCGCTCGGGCGGGCCGGGGTGGACGGGCTCCGGGTGGCGATCGTCGATCCGGTGCACAAGCGGGGGCAGGATCGGACGTGGGCGTTCTGGGGGGAGCCGGGAACGTTCCTCGATCCGCTGCTCAGCGCGAGCTGGGACGAGGTCGACGTGGTCACGCCGGCCCGGCGGCGGGTGTTGCGGCTGGCGCCGCTGCGGTATGCGATGTTGCGGTCGGCGCCGCTGTACGAGCTGGCGGCCGAGGCGGAGAAGCGCCTGGACGCGGTCCGGGTCACCGCGCCCGCGGGTGCGGTGCAGGACGACGGCGAGCGGGTCACGGTGACGGGGCCGGACGGGGTGCCGCTGGTGCGGGCCGGGTGGGTGCTGGACTCTCGGCCGCGGAAGCCGGAGCGGCCGGGGCTGACCACGTGGCTGCAGCACTTCCGGGGGTGGTGGCTGGAGGCGGACCGGGCGACGTTCGAGCCGGGACGGGCCGTCCTGATGGACTTCCGGACGCCGCAGCCGGAGCGCGGGATCTCGTTCGGGTACGTGCTGCCGGTCAGTGACCGGTTCGCGCTGATCGAGTACACGGAGTTCTCGCCCGCGACGCTGAGCGGTGACGCCTACGACGAGGCGCTGCGTGCGTACGCCGGGCTGCTCGGTCTGGATCTGCGTGCGCTGCGGGTGCGGGAGGTCGAGGACGGGGTGATCCCGATGACGGACGGGCCGTTCGTGTCCCGGCCGTCGCCGCGCGTGGTGCGGCTCGGGACGGCGGGCGGGGCGACGCGGCCGTCGACCGGATACACGTTCTCGGCGATGGCGCGGCAGGCGGACGACATCGCGCGGGCGCTCGCGGACGGGCGGCCGCCGGTGCCGGCGCCGCCGTATCCGGCGCGGCATCTGTGGATGGACGCGGTGCAGTTGCGGGCGCTGGACCGGGGGCTGACCGACGGGGTCGCGTTCTTCGACCGGCTCTTCGACCGGAATCCGGCCGACCGCGTGCTGCGGTTCCTCGACGGCACCACGACCTGGCGGGAGGATCTCATGCTGATGGCGTCCAGCCCGACGCTGCCGATGACGCGCGCCGCGTTCGAGCACGCCGTGCACCGCGTCCGCCGCTGA
- a CDS encoding MEDS domain-containing protein, which translates to MVATLQPGDHVCWTIGTDDEQLRVTARCVADGLARRHRIVYLTHSLLPQAVAAGLDARGVPVAEAVAAGQLRITSSSGGYLATGRFDAAAMPAVWAAEQAVTRAAGWAGLRAIGDMAWAASRLPGSEDLAGYEAGVNRVFAEGYAMALCLYDRRLFTAAELAPIMAAHPCTKGPGADEAEWEPALRMRISATPPRLTLRGEIDASNRHAVAAMLDTLAEDAAAAGTAAEVDLSEAAVYDVATITRLVRDGRRTYRLVGESPQLTKLIRLLAVRSPYAGGPA; encoded by the coding sequence ATGGTGGCGACGCTGCAACCGGGTGATCACGTGTGCTGGACGATCGGCACCGACGACGAGCAGCTGCGCGTGACCGCGCGGTGCGTCGCCGACGGCCTCGCCCGCCGGCACCGGATCGTGTACCTCACGCACAGCCTGTTACCGCAGGCCGTGGCCGCCGGCCTGGACGCGCGCGGGGTGCCGGTCGCCGAGGCCGTCGCGGCCGGCCAGCTGCGGATCACCTCGTCGTCCGGCGGCTACCTGGCGACCGGCCGGTTCGACGCGGCCGCGATGCCCGCCGTCTGGGCGGCCGAGCAGGCGGTGACCCGGGCCGCGGGCTGGGCCGGGCTCCGCGCGATCGGTGACATGGCGTGGGCCGCGTCCCGCCTTCCCGGATCCGAGGACCTCGCCGGGTACGAGGCGGGCGTCAACCGGGTCTTCGCCGAGGGATACGCGATGGCGCTCTGCCTGTACGACCGGCGCCTGTTCACCGCCGCGGAACTCGCGCCGATCATGGCGGCGCACCCGTGCACCAAGGGTCCCGGGGCCGACGAGGCCGAGTGGGAGCCGGCCCTGCGCATGCGGATCTCGGCCACGCCACCGCGGTTGACGCTGCGCGGCGAGATCGACGCGTCCAACCGGCACGCGGTCGCGGCGATGCTGGACACGCTGGCCGAGGACGCCGCGGCCGCCGGGACCGCGGCGGAGGTCGACCTGTCCGAGGCCGCGGTCTACGACGTCGCCACGATCACCCGGCTGGTCCGGGACGGGCGGCGCACGTACCGGCTCGTCGGCGAGTCGCCGCAGCTCACCAAGCTGATCAGGCTGCTGGCCGTGCGCTCGCCCTACGCCGGGGGACCGGCATGA
- a CDS encoding GAF domain-containing protein, with product MNSYEYLDTAVDPAEARRLEAVRRYVLVDQPVEDAYDRIAYLAGTIFDTPIATVSLVEQDRVWLAACHGLTGVREVGREPGLCASVIAQDDTYVVTNAARDPRTLEHPLVRGELGLRFYVAAPIRTHDGYRLGTVNAIDSRPRTATPRQLRALEHLASMVSDELEMRLRLIRSAAGR from the coding sequence GTGAACTCGTACGAATACCTGGACACCGCCGTTGATCCCGCCGAGGCGCGCCGCCTCGAGGCCGTTCGCCGTTACGTGCTCGTCGACCAGCCGGTGGAGGACGCCTACGACCGGATCGCCTACCTGGCCGGCACGATCTTCGACACCCCGATCGCCACCGTGTCCCTGGTCGAACAGGACCGGGTGTGGCTCGCCGCCTGCCACGGACTCACCGGCGTGCGTGAGGTCGGCCGGGAACCGGGGCTGTGCGCGTCGGTCATCGCGCAGGACGACACCTACGTGGTCACGAACGCGGCCCGGGACCCGCGCACGCTCGAACACCCGCTGGTCCGCGGCGAACTCGGGCTGCGCTTCTACGTCGCCGCACCGATCCGCACCCACGACGGCTACCGCCTCGGCACGGTCAACGCGATCGACAGCCGGCCGCGTACCGCCACGCCCCGGCAGCTGCGTGCGCTGGAGCACCTCGCGTCGATGGTCTCCGACGAACTGGAGATGCGGCTCCGTCTGATCCGCAGCGCAGCCGGCCGCTGA
- a CDS encoding anti-sigma factor RsbA family regulatory protein, with product MTGTGLCHEALLYDSDTAYCDAVLPFLRDGLADGDALVAAVRTDHTALLRDALGADAAQVMFIDREEWYRRPAVTIAGWRGLLAQAQARGHGRARIVGEVVFGGVDRHRSWTRYESAVNALFADAPAWIVCPYDTRVLPDQVVADAHRTHPVVRDPDRRDSTGYRPPAALLPELPEDPPPVTGPPAADLVLRDVSELGAIRRTVRAVASGWPDDPLDDLLLVATEIAINGLRHGSGQRHLRLWRADDTIVCEVSDDGPGPPDPLVGYGPPPDDSLGGRGLWLVRQLCDAMAISTTAGRTHVRVAMTAT from the coding sequence ATGACCGGGACCGGGCTGTGCCACGAGGCACTCCTCTACGACAGCGACACCGCCTACTGCGACGCGGTCCTGCCGTTCCTCCGCGACGGCCTGGCCGACGGCGACGCGCTCGTCGCCGCGGTGCGCACGGACCACACGGCGCTGCTGCGCGACGCACTCGGTGCGGACGCGGCGCAGGTCATGTTCATCGACCGGGAGGAGTGGTACCGGCGGCCCGCCGTCACCATCGCCGGCTGGCGCGGCCTGCTCGCGCAGGCCCAGGCCCGCGGCCACGGGCGGGCCCGGATCGTCGGCGAGGTTGTGTTCGGCGGCGTCGACAGACACCGCTCCTGGACGCGGTACGAGTCGGCGGTCAACGCGCTGTTCGCGGACGCCCCCGCGTGGATCGTCTGCCCGTACGACACCCGCGTGCTGCCCGACCAGGTCGTCGCGGACGCCCACCGTACCCATCCGGTGGTCCGCGACCCCGACCGCCGGGACAGCACCGGCTACCGCCCACCCGCCGCGCTGCTGCCCGAACTGCCCGAGGACCCGCCACCGGTCACCGGCCCACCCGCCGCCGACCTGGTCCTGCGCGACGTCTCCGAGCTGGGCGCGATCCGGCGCACCGTGCGCGCGGTCGCGTCCGGCTGGCCCGACGACCCGCTCGACGACCTGCTGCTGGTCGCCACCGAGATCGCCATCAACGGCCTCCGCCACGGCTCCGGCCAACGCCACCTGCGCCTCTGGCGCGCGGACGACACCATCGTCTGCGAGGTCTCCGACGACGGCCCCGGCCCACCGGACCCCCTGGTCGGCTACGGCCCACCACCGGACGACAGCCTGGGCGGCCGCGGCCTCTGGCTGGTCCGCCAACTCTGCGACGCCATGGCCATCTCCACCACCGCCGGCCGCACCCACGTCCGCGTCGCGATGACCGCCACCTGA
- a CDS encoding HIT family protein, whose protein sequence is MDCYTCRHNRAAGTLPPRELIVADRHWRVAHAFDSALPGWLVLVPLRHVEAIADLTDAEAAGLGVWQVRLSRALRAVTGCAKTYLVQFAEREGFAHVHFHVVPRMPDLPADRRGPGVFGYLGTPDNDRVAPPAQDALAAALRTHLTPAPVDDGPA, encoded by the coding sequence ATGGACTGCTACACCTGCCGGCACAATCGGGCGGCCGGCACGCTGCCGCCGCGTGAGCTGATCGTCGCGGACCGGCACTGGCGGGTCGCCCACGCCTTCGACTCGGCACTGCCCGGCTGGCTGGTCCTCGTCCCGCTCCGGCACGTCGAGGCGATCGCCGACCTGACCGACGCGGAAGCGGCCGGCCTCGGTGTCTGGCAGGTGCGGCTGTCCCGGGCGCTGCGCGCCGTGACCGGCTGCGCGAAGACCTATCTGGTGCAGTTCGCCGAGCGGGAAGGCTTCGCCCACGTGCACTTCCACGTGGTCCCGCGCATGCCCGACCTCCCGGCGGACCGCCGCGGCCCGGGTGTCTTCGGCTATCTCGGCACGCCCGATAACGACCGGGTCGCCCCACCGGCCCAGGACGCTCTCGCCGCGGCCCTGCGCACCCACCTGACACCGGCACCCGTCGACGACGGCCCGGCCTGA
- a CDS encoding alpha/beta hydrolase, whose protein sequence is MDAGEEPENQAPPVRKRRRALWWTLGGIAALVVVAIVVAGARLATPLRADPARFAEVAAEVEDTGDALIMRPAVASTGDGIVFVPGARVEAEAYAWTLAPLVTAGSTVIIVRPPLRFAILERRDLAEFTALAPEVTRWGVGGHSLGGVRACTYAANEPGRVAGLLLLGSYCNDDLSGTALPVLSIGGSRDGFSTPEDIREAAHLLPAGATFVEIEGMNHSQFGAYGDQDGDGTATIDDEAARAALIKAIDNP, encoded by the coding sequence ATGGACGCTGGGGAAGAACCGGAGAACCAGGCGCCACCGGTACGGAAGCGCCGCCGCGCGCTGTGGTGGACGCTCGGCGGGATCGCGGCGCTGGTCGTGGTCGCGATCGTGGTGGCCGGCGCACGACTCGCTACGCCGCTGCGGGCGGACCCGGCCCGGTTCGCCGAGGTCGCCGCGGAGGTCGAGGACACCGGGGACGCGCTGATCATGCGACCGGCCGTGGCGTCGACCGGTGACGGGATCGTGTTCGTCCCCGGCGCGCGGGTCGAGGCCGAGGCCTACGCGTGGACGCTCGCGCCGCTGGTCACGGCCGGTTCGACCGTGATCATCGTGCGTCCGCCGCTGCGGTTCGCGATCCTGGAGCGCCGCGACCTGGCCGAGTTCACCGCGCTCGCACCCGAGGTGACCCGGTGGGGAGTCGGCGGGCACTCGCTCGGCGGCGTCCGGGCCTGCACGTACGCGGCGAACGAGCCGGGCCGGGTGGCCGGGCTGCTGCTGCTCGGGTCGTACTGCAACGACGACCTCTCCGGCACGGCGCTCCCGGTGCTCAGCATCGGCGGCTCGCGGGACGGCTTCAGCACGCCGGAGGACATCCGGGAAGCGGCTCACCTGCTGCCGGCCGGCGCGACCTTCGTCGAGATCGAGGGCATGAACCACTCCCAGTTCGGCGCGTACGGCGACCAGGACGGCGACGGCACCGCGACGATCGACGACGAGGCCGCGCGGGCCGCCCTGATCAAGGCGATCGACAACCCTTGA
- a CDS encoding NADP-dependent oxidoreductase has protein sequence MRKILQRTLGGPEVLEWVAADRPEPGPAEIQVEVRAAGVNPVDWKVRAGGGYLGTPPFTVGWEAAGVVTAVGPGVTRFVPGDEVFGLFRFPKEAGAYAEYVTGPARHFAHRPRAMTMTEAGGLALAGLTAWQVLVDTARVRAGQRVLIPAAAGGFGHLAVQIAKARGAHVIGTSRADKHALVREFGADEVIDYRDTDVGDVVRDVDLAIGVVAGQVSSLVRTLRPGGMLLTLNGADTAASVAAGGRFLLAEPDRAGLEELAELVDEGLLRVHVDRVLPLSEAAEAHRAGEAGRTVGKIVLVP, from the coding sequence GTGCGGAAGATCCTGCAGCGGACGCTCGGCGGTCCCGAGGTGCTGGAGTGGGTGGCGGCGGACCGGCCGGAGCCGGGGCCGGCCGAGATCCAGGTCGAGGTGCGGGCGGCCGGCGTGAACCCGGTCGACTGGAAGGTGCGGGCCGGCGGCGGCTACCTGGGCACGCCGCCGTTCACGGTGGGCTGGGAGGCGGCCGGGGTCGTCACCGCGGTCGGACCGGGCGTCACCCGGTTCGTACCCGGTGATGAGGTTTTCGGGCTTTTCCGGTTCCCGAAGGAGGCGGGCGCGTACGCGGAGTACGTCACCGGCCCGGCCCGGCACTTCGCGCACCGGCCGCGGGCGATGACCATGACCGAGGCGGGTGGCCTGGCGCTGGCCGGACTGACCGCGTGGCAGGTGCTGGTCGACACCGCCCGGGTGCGGGCCGGCCAGCGCGTCCTGATCCCGGCCGCGGCCGGTGGTTTCGGTCACCTGGCCGTGCAGATCGCCAAGGCCCGCGGCGCGCACGTGATCGGGACGTCGAGGGCGGACAAGCACGCACTGGTACGCGAGTTCGGCGCGGACGAGGTGATCGACTACCGCGACACGGACGTCGGCGACGTGGTGCGTGACGTCGACCTGGCGATCGGCGTCGTGGCCGGTCAGGTGTCGTCGCTGGTCAGGACGCTGCGGCCGGGCGGGATGCTGCTGACGCTGAACGGTGCGGACACCGCGGCGTCGGTCGCCGCGGGTGGCCGGTTCCTGCTGGCCGAGCCGGACCGGGCCGGCCTCGAGGAGCTGGCGGAACTGGTCGACGAGGGCCTGCTGCGGGTGCACGTCGACCGGGTGCTGCCGCTGTCCGAGGCGGCTGAGGCGCACCGGGCCGGGGAGGCCGGCCGTACCGTGGGAAAGATCGTTCTGGTGCCGTGA
- a CDS encoding SDR family NAD(P)-dependent oxidoreductase codes for MSGAGLDPERLAVCLEVLAEAEALPPEHPDAVAVRRATAGLFKTVKLARRKERRDAVLAADRAVTEATATGAPGRIDDETAGLPLQSRTQGRTAGVLKQPRGCYVCKQRYTQVDSWYHQLCPTCAELNHSRRDARTDLTGRNALLTGGRAKIGMYIALRLLRDGAHTTITTRFPHDAVRRFAAMPDSGDWLHRLRIVGIDLRDPAQVVALADSVAARGPLDILINNAAQTVRRPPGSYAAITAAEAEPLPAGPLPEMEFLGGRSPAGELTGGVPTVSAHNVTALALTAGSTLIDAGGLVPDTAPTNSWSDRVHEVPAMELLEVQLCNVTAPFILVSRLREAMTRSKHPRRYVVNVSAMEGVFTRGYKGAGHPHTNMAKASLNMLTRTSADDLFTDGILMTSVDTGWITDERPHPTKLRLHEEGFHAPLDLVDGAARVYDPIVRGELGEDVYGCFLKDYAPAAW; via the coding sequence GTGAGTGGAGCAGGTCTGGATCCGGAACGGCTGGCGGTGTGCCTGGAGGTCCTCGCGGAGGCTGAGGCGCTGCCGCCGGAGCACCCGGACGCGGTGGCGGTGCGGCGGGCGACCGCCGGGCTGTTCAAGACGGTCAAGCTGGCGCGGCGCAAGGAGCGGCGGGACGCGGTGCTGGCCGCGGACCGGGCGGTGACCGAGGCGACCGCGACCGGCGCGCCCGGCCGGATCGACGACGAGACCGCGGGGCTGCCGCTGCAGAGCCGGACGCAGGGGCGCACCGCGGGCGTCCTGAAGCAGCCGCGCGGCTGTTACGTGTGCAAGCAGCGGTACACGCAGGTCGACTCGTGGTACCACCAGCTCTGCCCGACGTGCGCCGAGCTCAACCACAGCCGGCGGGACGCGCGCACCGACCTGACCGGCCGGAACGCGCTGCTCACCGGCGGGCGCGCCAAGATCGGCATGTACATCGCGCTGCGCCTGCTGCGGGACGGCGCGCACACCACGATCACCACCCGGTTCCCGCACGACGCGGTGCGGCGCTTCGCCGCGATGCCGGACAGCGGCGACTGGCTGCACCGGCTGCGCATCGTCGGCATCGACCTGCGGGACCCGGCCCAGGTGGTCGCGCTGGCCGACTCGGTCGCGGCCCGCGGGCCGCTCGACATCCTGATCAACAACGCGGCCCAGACGGTACGGCGTCCGCCCGGTAGCTACGCGGCGATCACGGCGGCGGAGGCCGAGCCGCTGCCCGCGGGCCCGCTGCCGGAGATGGAGTTCCTCGGCGGGCGGTCCCCGGCCGGCGAGCTGACCGGCGGCGTGCCGACCGTCAGCGCGCACAACGTGACCGCGCTCGCGCTGACCGCCGGGTCCACGCTGATCGACGCGGGCGGCCTGGTGCCGGACACCGCGCCGACGAACAGCTGGAGCGACCGGGTGCACGAGGTGCCGGCGATGGAGCTGCTCGAAGTGCAGCTGTGCAACGTGACGGCGCCGTTCATCCTGGTCAGCCGCCTGCGTGAGGCGATGACCCGATCCAAGCACCCACGCCGGTACGTGGTGAACGTCTCCGCGATGGAGGGCGTGTTCACCCGCGGCTACAAGGGCGCCGGCCACCCGCACACGAACATGGCGAAGGCCTCGCTGAACATGCTGACCCGCACCAGCGCGGACGACCTGTTCACCGACGGCATCCTGATGACCAGCGTGGACACCGGCTGGATCACGGACGAGCGGCCGCACCCGACGAAGCTGCGGCTGCACGAGGAGGGCTTTCACGCGCCGCTCGACCTGGTGGACGGCGCGGCGCGCGTCTACGACCCGATCGTGCGCGGCGAGCTGGGCGAGGACGTGTACGGGTGTTTTCTGAAGGACTACGCTCCCGCTGCGTGGTAG
- a CDS encoding GntR family transcriptional regulator: protein MTAAERAYAYMKERIIRGELAGGARLSEGQICAELELSRTPVHEAFLRLEAERLLTLSSRQGAVVTAIPPGEARDVLEMRGALERTAAARVVADRVDPARIAAALRTPLGYQREALDSDDLNAYVVADCDFHGAVITLSGNRIAAHFYDLLRDRQLRLFHQVFTVGGLKPDEALDEHEDLARLLAAHDADGYLAVLTRHLARHQGVL from the coding sequence ATGACGGCGGCCGAGCGCGCGTACGCGTACATGAAGGAGCGCATCATCCGCGGCGAGCTGGCCGGTGGCGCGCGGCTCAGCGAGGGTCAGATCTGTGCTGAGCTGGAGCTCAGCCGCACCCCCGTGCACGAGGCGTTTCTTCGCCTGGAGGCGGAACGGTTGCTGACCCTCTCCAGCCGGCAGGGCGCGGTGGTGACCGCGATCCCGCCGGGCGAGGCCCGCGACGTGCTGGAGATGCGCGGCGCCCTGGAGCGCACCGCCGCCGCCCGCGTCGTCGCCGACCGCGTCGACCCGGCCCGGATCGCTGCGGCGCTCCGCACCCCGCTCGGCTACCAGCGCGAGGCGCTCGACTCCGACGACCTGAACGCGTACGTGGTCGCGGACTGCGACTTCCACGGCGCGGTGATCACGCTGTCCGGCAACCGCATCGCCGCCCACTTCTACGACCTGTTGCGCGACCGTCAGCTGCGCCTCTTCCACCAGGTCTTCACGGTCGGCGGCCTGAAGCCCGACGAGGCGCTCGACGAGCACGAGGACCTCGCCCGCCTCCTCGCCGCGCACGACGCCGACGGATACCTCGCCGTCCTCACCCGCCATCTCGCCCGCCACCAGGGCGTCCTCTGA
- a CDS encoding rhodanese-like domain-containing protein — translation MTTVVGGVDELLARARHGMRRLAAREVPGAVAAGALLIDTRTDRQRARQGDLPGAIVIDRTVLEWRLDPASASRIPEATGYDVPIVVVCRQGYSSSLAAASLRAIGLHRATDLEGGVEAWITAGLPTATGPADVRE, via the coding sequence ATGACGACGGTGGTCGGTGGGGTGGACGAGCTGCTGGCGCGGGCCCGGCACGGGATGCGGCGGCTGGCGGCGCGGGAGGTACCCGGGGCGGTGGCGGCGGGTGCGCTGCTGATCGACACGCGGACGGACCGGCAGCGGGCACGGCAGGGTGACCTGCCGGGTGCGATCGTCATCGACCGGACCGTGCTGGAGTGGCGGCTCGATCCGGCGTCGGCGAGCCGGATCCCGGAGGCGACCGGTTACGACGTGCCGATCGTGGTGGTGTGCCGGCAGGGTTACAGCTCGAGTCTGGCGGCGGCGAGCCTGCGGGCGATCGGCCTGCACCGGGCCACCGACCTGGAGGGCGGCGTGGAGGCGTGGATCACGGCCGGGTTGCCGACGGCTACCGGGCCGGCGGACGTGCGCGAATGA